In Fusobacterium canifelinum, a genomic segment contains:
- a CDS encoding toxin-antitoxin system YwqK family antitoxin produces the protein MKKYLLGAFLVIAMNLFGAKLSEVKGLEKLKNYNEIKDTQVEKIVNYDVTKSISKKIFSAEDNKFNGVLVKNENNDIVEISFYKDGVSDGVSYTYYLNGDLKSVSTYRKGSIEGSQVLYRPNGKLESEQVFENNSLVSEKYYDKNGKITKEYHFNKLRNGILKKYYKDTEKMSSTSTVMVNKEKVDGVEKMSFVLEGETKVFRKDGTLMAILQYKDGSLQDLTQKFYYPNGKIQYYVVVAGDEIKDFKVKDRIITYYDNGKVKQDCNQQSDGSWVCKNYDKDGKFLDEEIRGAEPISNGDTKFWENILAPVLEVLAN, from the coding sequence ATGAAAAAATATTTGTTAGGAGCTTTTCTAGTTATTGCTATGAATTTATTTGGAGCTAAATTGTCAGAAGTAAAAGGCTTAGAAAAATTAAAAAACTATAATGAAATCAAAGATACCCAAGTAGAAAAAATAGTTAATTATGATGTAACAAAAAGTATATCTAAAAAAATATTTTCAGCTGAAGATAATAAATTTAATGGTGTCCTTGTAAAAAATGAAAATAATGATATAGTAGAAATTTCTTTTTATAAAGATGGAGTAAGTGATGGAGTATCATATACTTATTATCTAAATGGAGATTTAAAAAGCGTTTCAACATATAGAAAAGGAAGCATAGAAGGTTCTCAAGTTTTATATCGTCCTAATGGAAAATTAGAAAGTGAACAAGTATTTGAAAATAATTCTCTTGTAAGTGAAAAATACTATGATAAAAATGGAAAAATAACAAAGGAATATCATTTTAATAAATTAAGAAATGGAATTTTAAAGAAATACTATAAAGATACTGAAAAGATGAGTTCAACTTCTACTGTAATGGTAAATAAAGAAAAGGTAGATGGAGTAGAAAAAATGTCTTTTGTACTTGAAGGAGAAACAAAAGTATTTAGAAAAGATGGAACTTTAATGGCAATACTTCAATATAAAGATGGTTCTTTACAAGATTTAACACAAAAATTTTATTATCCTAATGGTAAAATACAATATTATGTTGTAGTTGCTGGGGATGAAATAAAAGATTTTAAAGTTAAAGATAGAATTATTACATATTATGATAATGGTAAAGTTAAACAAGATTGTAATCAACAAAGTGATGGAAGTTGGGTATGTAAAAACTATGATAAGGACGGAAAATTCTTAGATGAAGAAATTAGAGGAGCAGAACCAATTTCTAATGGGGATACTAAATTCTGGGAAAATATTTTAGCTCCAGTTTTAGAAGTATTAGCAAATTAA
- a CDS encoding alpha/beta hydrolase, with translation MKNAVIYIHGKYGTAEEAEHYKKIFNEADIIGFEYTSEYPWDFQKELSIFIDNIYTKYKKISIIANSIGAYFTMISLINKNIEKAFFISPIVDMEKLITDMMFLENITEEELYKKKEIKTSFGETLSWEYLTFVRKNPIEWNTPTYILYGEKDNMTSYETILNFANKTKANLTIMKGGEHWFHTDEQMKFLDNWIKNLV, from the coding sequence GTGAAAAATGCAGTAATTTATATACATGGAAAATATGGAACAGCTGAGGAAGCTGAACATTATAAAAAAATTTTTAATGAAGCAGATATTATAGGTTTTGAATATACTTCTGAATATCCTTGGGATTTTCAAAAAGAGCTTTCAATTTTTATTGATAATATTTATACAAAATATAAAAAAATATCAATAATTGCTAATAGCATAGGAGCATATTTTACTATGATTTCATTAATTAATAAGAATATTGAAAAAGCATTTTTTATTTCACCTATTGTAGATATGGAAAAACTAATTACTGATATGATGTTCTTAGAAAATATAACAGAAGAGGAGTTATATAAAAAGAAAGAGATTAAAACTTCATTTGGAGAAACATTATCTTGGGAGTATCTTACTTTTGTAAGAAAAAATCCTATTGAATGGAATACTCCAACATATATCTTATATGGAGAAAAAGATAATATGACTTCTTATGAAACAATATTAAATTTTGCAAATAAAACAAAAGCTAATTTAACAATTATGAAAGGTGGAGAACATTGGTTTCATACAGATGAACAAATGAAATTTTTAGATAATTGGATAAAAAATTTAGTTTAA
- a CDS encoding DDE-type integrase/transposase/recombinase → MFAKNNLRKEYHNMIIQLFNYIFQIIFSIFEKEFNNLNQTIFSKDNTIAKLNKTILILKDKIKELNTDNENLIICETSISPSYLPFEVDIAPLSVEVVKPTLNYKNLIKGKIFKTSKCVKNKTLPYPEQVCPKCSSPYEYHSRHSKNQKKCKCCNAHFNIEKMRKHTHNSFYCPYCKKALSLRAKRTSFDVYVCKNQKCSYHIEKKKTSKHHRDKISYIYRHINLQIDEIFNIIKDSKIVSKFSFYFKKFNMDIFSKALTIKVNLKQSNRNTAQAMKDLFGIEISHTQIANYCEYGAAFAALFNAHAPFKPSQNLVADETYIKINGKRHYVWIIYDRDKETVVSYHISNVRDTKACIVAIVKAINKYPELPKELNFASDAYTAYPLALQYVAKEYNIRIKHSFVKGLQIQTNEDSDTRIAKQQIERLNRTFKESYRITTGYGTLKGAIASFELWMLYYNYLRIKGDSTINSLEFIDKRINTSNLLMPMKWTMIIKYIIQNYVT, encoded by the coding sequence ATGTTTGCAAAAAACAACTTAAGAAAGGAATATCACAACATGATTATACAACTTTTTAACTATATTTTTCAAATTATTTTTTCTATCTTTGAAAAAGAATTTAATAATCTTAATCAAACTATTTTTTCTAAAGATAATACTATTGCTAAACTTAATAAAACTATTCTTATCTTAAAAGATAAAATTAAAGAACTTAATACAGATAATGAAAATCTAATTATTTGTGAAACTTCTATTTCTCCCTCTTATCTACCTTTTGAGGTAGATATTGCTCCTCTTTCTGTTGAAGTTGTTAAGCCTACTCTTAATTACAAAAATCTCATAAAAGGAAAAATTTTTAAAACTTCTAAATGTGTTAAGAATAAAACATTACCTTATCCAGAGCAAGTTTGTCCTAAGTGTTCTTCACCTTATGAATATCATTCGCGCCATTCTAAAAATCAAAAGAAATGTAAGTGCTGTAATGCACATTTTAATATAGAAAAAATGAGAAAACATACACATAACAGTTTCTATTGTCCTTATTGTAAGAAAGCTCTTTCACTTAGAGCAAAGAGAACTTCTTTTGATGTCTATGTTTGTAAAAATCAAAAATGTTCTTATCACATTGAAAAGAAAAAAACATCAAAACATCATAGAGATAAAATATCTTATATCTACAGACATATTAATCTTCAGATAGATGAGATTTTTAATATCATAAAGGATTCTAAAATAGTATCTAAATTCAGTTTTTATTTCAAAAAATTTAATATGGATATTTTCTCTAAAGCGCTTACTATCAAAGTTAATCTTAAACAGTCAAATAGAAATACAGCTCAAGCAATGAAAGATTTATTTGGTATAGAAATATCACATACACAAATAGCTAATTACTGTGAGTATGGTGCAGCTTTTGCTGCACTATTTAATGCACATGCACCTTTTAAGCCCTCGCAAAATCTTGTCGCTGATGAAACATACATCAAAATTAATGGTAAGAGGCATTATGTTTGGATTATCTATGATCGTGATAAAGAAACTGTAGTTTCTTATCATATTTCCAATGTTCGAGACACTAAAGCTTGTATTGTGGCAATAGTAAAGGCTATTAATAAGTATCCAGAGCTTCCCAAAGAGCTAAATTTTGCTTCAGATGCCTATACTGCTTATCCACTGGCACTTCAATATGTTGCAAAAGAGTATAATATTAGAATTAAGCACTCATTTGTAAAAGGTCTTCAAATACAAACAAATGAAGATAGTGATACAAGAATAGCTAAACAACAAATTGAAAGACTTAATCGCACATTTAAAGAAAGTTATAGAATAACTACAGGTTATGGTACACTAAAGGGAGCAATAGCCTCTTTTGAATTATGGATGTTGTACTACAATTATCTTCGTATCAAAGGGGATAGCACAATTAATTCACTTGAATTTATAGATAAAAGAATTAATACTTCAAATTTATTAATGCCAATGAAGTGGACAATGATAATTAAGTATATTATCCAAAATTATGTGACCTGA
- a CDS encoding pimeloyl-ACP methyl esterase BioG family protein, which yields MSKVYFFNGWGMDENLLKPVKNSTGYNIEVINFPYDIDRNSIDKDDIFIGYSFGVYYLNKFLSENEDLKYKKAIGINGLPETIGKFGINEKMFNITLDTLNEENLEKFLINMDIDDSFCKSGKSFDEIKNELQFFKDNYQIIDNHINFYYIGKNDRIIPGNKLEKYCQNYNLAYKLLEYGHYPFSYFKDLKDILDI from the coding sequence ATGTCTAAAGTATATTTTTTTAATGGCTGGGGAATGGATGAAAATCTTTTAAAACCAGTTAAAAATTCAACTGGATACAATATAGAGGTTATAAATTTTCCTTACGATATAGATAGAAATTCTATTGATAAAGATGATATTTTTATAGGCTACTCTTTTGGTGTATATTATTTGAATAAATTTTTATCAGAAAATGAAGATTTAAAATATAAAAAAGCTATTGGAATTAATGGACTTCCAGAAACTATTGGAAAGTTTGGAATAAATGAAAAGATGTTCAATATAACTCTTGATACCTTAAATGAAGAAAATTTAGAAAAATTTTTGATAAATATGGACATTGATGATAGTTTTTGTAAATCAGGTAAATCCTTTGATGAGATTAAAAATGAATTACAGTTCTTTAAAGATAACTATCAAATAATAGATAATCATATTAATTTTTACTATATTGGAAAAAATGATAGAATTATTCCTGGAAATAAATTAGAAAAATATTGTCAAAATTATAACTTAGCCTATAAATTATTAGAATATGGACATTATCCTTTTTCATATTTTAAAGACTTGAAAGATATTTTAGACATATAG
- a CDS encoding DUF4125 family protein, which translates to MKKEKLIEEILEKEWSYFSKLNNIGGRADCQNNKEDFIIMRKSQWETFNEETLLSYLDDLNSKNNPLFQKYGQMMKYNSPQEYEKVKDSLESPSKNKITLVEKIMSIYMEWEEEFFKKYPIFSSMGRPLYSTEDDDIETSIETYLRGELLSYSEKTLELYLKYIIEMKEKNINLAIKNMDNLASMQGFKNSDEVEEYYKNLEKN; encoded by the coding sequence TTGAAAAAAGAAAAATTAATTGAAGAAATATTAGAAAAAGAATGGTCATATTTTTCTAAGCTAAATAATATTGGAGGCAGAGCAGATTGCCAAAATAACAAAGAAGACTTTATTATAATGAGAAAATCTCAATGGGAAACTTTTAATGAAGAAACTCTTTTATCTTACTTAGATGATTTAAATTCAAAAAATAATCCTCTATTTCAAAAATATGGGCAGATGATGAAGTATAATTCTCCACAAGAATATGAGAAAGTAAAAGATAGTTTAGAAAGTCCAAGTAAAAATAAAATAACTTTAGTAGAAAAAATTATGTCTATTTATATGGAGTGGGAAGAAGAATTTTTTAAAAAATATCCAATATTCTCATCTATGGGTAGACCTTTATACTCAACAGAAGATGATGATATTGAAACTTCAATAGAAACATATTTGAGAGGAGAGCTTCTATCTTATTCAGAAAAAACTTTGGAACTTTATTTGAAATACATTATTGAAATGAAAGAAAAAAATATAAACCTTGCTATTAAAAATATGGATAATTTAGCTAGTATGCAAGGTTTTAAAAATTCAGATGAAGTTGAGGAATATTACAAGAACTTAGAGAAAAATTAA
- a CDS encoding malonyl-ACP O-methyltransferase, whose product MNFYKYYNEYENYSLAQKQVAKNLLDYMGKSNIFDTKIDSIFEIGCGTGIFTREYRKYFLHSDLILNDLFDVREFIKDIDYNIFIQENIEELDIPESDLVVSSSVFQWIKDIDSLIRNIAEHTDNLCFSSYIFGNLVEIKNHFGVSLDYLNIEEFEEILKKYFSSVKSYSETIKLNFGSPMLLLKHLKYTGVTGFQKTSISKIKTFKDNILTYEVAYFICKK is encoded by the coding sequence ATGAATTTTTATAAATATTACAATGAATATGAAAACTATTCATTGGCACAAAAGCAGGTTGCTAAAAATCTGTTAGACTATATGGGAAAATCTAATATTTTTGATACTAAAATTGACTCTATTTTTGAAATAGGTTGTGGGACAGGTATTTTTACAAGAGAATATAGAAAATATTTTCTTCATTCTGACTTGATTTTAAATGATTTATTTGATGTGAGAGAATTTATAAAAGATATAGATTACAATATATTTATACAAGAAAATATTGAAGAATTAGATATTCCTGAAAGTGATTTAGTAGTATCTAGTTCTGTTTTTCAGTGGATTAAAGATATAGATAGCCTTATAAGAAATATAGCAGAACACACAGATAATCTATGTTTTTCTTCTTATATTTTTGGTAATTTAGTTGAAATTAAAAATCACTTTGGAGTGTCATTAGATTATTTAAATATAGAAGAATTTGAAGAAATCTTAAAAAAATATTTTTCTTCTGTAAAATCTTATAGTGAAACCATTAAGCTTAATTTTGGAAGCCCTATGCTACTTTTAAAGCATTTAAAGTACACTGGAGTAACTGGATTTCAAAAAACTTCTATTTCTAAAATAAAGACCTTTAAAGACAATATTTTAACCTATGAGGTTGCATACTTTATTTGCAAGAAATAG
- a CDS encoding DUF4037 domain-containing protein — MNLNDLNKEREKHQTEGNILKEIEILREILIETEKEYASESDEYIKALNELGGTLKYVGYYDEAENNLKKSLEIIKKKYGDNNLAYATSLLNLTEVYRFAQKFNLLEENYKKIVKIYQDNSADNNFSYAGLCNNFGLYYQNIGDMKSAYDLHLKSLDILKNYDSEEYLLEYAVTLSNLFNPCYQLGMKEKAVEYLYKAIEIFEKNVGTEHPLYSASLNNMAIYYYNERELNKAIEFFERAAEISKKTMGVDSDNYKNILSNIDFIKEELEKNSDSNTSQSIKTNEKIKIRESSPKEDLENIKGLELSKRYFYDIVLPEFEKSLKDILPLCAFGLVGEGSECYGYDDKLSQDHDFGPSICIWLRKDDYLKYQDRINEVLKNLPKTYLGFQELKESEWGHNRRGLLNIEDFYFKFIGSASYPQTINDWQKIPETALATVTNGEVFLDNLGEFTKIREQLLNYYPEPIRQNKIATRLMNISQHGQYNYIRCLRRNDLVSANQCLYLFVDEVIHLVFLLNRRYKIFYKWANRALLDLKILGNEIHKLLQDMVFAQNKIPYVRKICKVLADELRKQKLTDCESEFLGDLGVDIQKNIDDEFFKNYSPWLD; from the coding sequence ATGAATTTAAATGATTTAAATAAAGAAAGAGAAAAACATCAAACAGAGGGAAATATTTTAAAAGAGATTGAAATTTTAAGAGAAATTTTAATTGAAACTGAAAAAGAATATGCTTCTGAAAGTGATGAATATATTAAAGCCTTAAATGAGTTAGGAGGAACTTTAAAATATGTTGGTTACTATGATGAGGCAGAAAATAATTTAAAAAAGTCTTTGGAAATTATAAAGAAAAAATATGGAGATAATAACCTTGCTTATGCTACCAGTCTTTTAAATCTAACTGAGGTATATAGATTTGCACAAAAATTTAATTTACTTGAAGAAAACTATAAGAAGATAGTAAAAATTTATCAGGATAATTCAGCTGATAACAATTTTTCTTATGCAGGGCTATGTAATAATTTTGGCTTGTATTATCAAAATATTGGAGATATGAAATCTGCCTATGATTTACATTTAAAAAGCTTAGATATATTGAAAAATTATGATAGTGAAGAATATCTTCTTGAATATGCTGTAACATTGAGTAATCTGTTTAATCCATGTTATCAACTTGGAATGAAAGAGAAAGCAGTTGAATATCTATATAAAGCTATTGAGATTTTTGAAAAGAATGTGGGAACTGAACATCCACTTTATTCAGCTTCTTTAAATAATATGGCTATATATTATTATAATGAAAGAGAATTAAATAAGGCAATAGAATTTTTTGAAAGAGCTGCTGAAATTTCTAAAAAAACTATGGGTGTAGATAGTGATAACTATAAAAATATTTTAAGTAATATAGACTTTATAAAAGAGGAATTAGAAAAAAACTCAGATAGTAATACTTCACAAAGCATTAAAACTAATGAAAAAATTAAAATTAGGGAAAGTTCACCAAAAGAAGATTTAGAAAATATTAAAGGGCTAGAACTGTCTAAAAGATATTTTTATGATATAGTTCTACCAGAATTTGAAAAAAGTTTAAAAGATATACTTCCTCTATGTGCTTTTGGTTTAGTTGGAGAAGGTTCAGAATGTTATGGCTATGATGATAAACTTTCACAGGATCATGATTTTGGACCATCAATTTGTATATGGCTAAGAAAAGATGATTATTTAAAATATCAAGATAGAATAAATGAAGTATTGAAAAATTTACCTAAAACTTATTTAGGTTTTCAAGAGCTAAAAGAAAGTGAATGGGGGCATAATAGGCGTGGACTTTTAAATATAGAAGATTTCTATTTTAAATTCATTGGTTCTGCTAGTTATCCTCAAACTATAAATGATTGGCAAAAAATACCAGAAACTGCTTTGGCAACAGTTACAAATGGAGAAGTATTTTTAGATAATTTAGGAGAATTTACAAAAATTCGTGAACAATTATTAAATTATTATCCTGAGCCAATAAGACAAAATAAAATAGCTACAAGACTTATGAATATCTCACAGCATGGGCAATATAATTATATTAGATGCCTAAGAAGAAATGATTTAGTTAGTGCTAACCAATGTCTATATCTTTTTGTTGATGAGGTAATACATTTAGTATTTTTATTAAATAGAAGATATAAAATTTTTTATAAATGGGCTAATAGAGCTTTATTAGATTTAAAAATTTTAGGAAATGAAATACATAAACTTTTACAAGATATGGTATTTGCACAAAATAAAATACCCTATGTTAGAAAGATTTGTAAAGTTTTGGCAGATGAATTGAGAAAGCAAAAATTAACTGATTGTGAGAGTGAATTTTTAGGTGATTTAGGTGTAGATATTCAGAAAAATATTGATGATGAATTTTTTAAAAATTATTCTCCTTGGCTAGACTGA
- a CDS encoding toxin-antitoxin system YwqK family antitoxin, translating to MKKYSFIFLIILSVFLSSCTAINEFFAESEVRDAKKISYYAPVVYQRPHEETGKTALVQTYKNGKQNGPFEVHYLDGKLQIKGNYKDDKKDGVWEYYREDGTLEGKVTYKNNEANGKYEAYFENGKTLYSDGTYINGKKNGTEKEYYMSGKLQSATTYKNDIPEETTMYYPSGKIYLKRNYNKTYEINYYYENGQIFLSGYVKNNTAYGEWKYYDKKGKLVTKGEYNKISKAFETVFGENLKKTLKTN from the coding sequence ATGAAAAAATATTCATTTATTTTTCTAATTATTTTATCAGTATTTTTATCTTCTTGTACTGCTATTAATGAATTTTTTGCAGAATCAGAAGTAAGAGATGCTAAGAAAATATCTTATTATGCACCTGTTGTCTATCAAAGGCCACATGAAGAAACTGGAAAAACTGCCTTAGTGCAAACCTATAAAAACGGAAAACAAAATGGACCTTTTGAAGTTCACTATCTTGATGGAAAATTGCAAATAAAAGGTAACTATAAAGATGATAAAAAAGATGGTGTATGGGAATATTATCGTGAAGATGGAACATTAGAAGGAAAAGTAACTTATAAGAATAATGAAGCTAATGGAAAATATGAAGCGTATTTTGAAAATGGGAAAACATTGTATTCTGATGGAACTTATATTAATGGAAAGAAAAATGGAACTGAAAAAGAATACTATATGAGTGGAAAACTTCAATCAGCTACAACATATAAAAATGATATTCCTGAAGAAACTACAATGTATTATCCAAGTGGAAAAATTTATTTAAAAAGAAATTATAATAAAACTTATGAAATAAATTATTATTATGAAAATGGACAAATTTTTTTAAGTGGTTATGTAAAAAATAATACTGCTTATGGTGAATGGAAATATTATGATAAAAAAGGTAAATTAGTTACAAAAGGTGAATACAATAAAATATCAAAAGCTTTTGAAACAGTTTTTGGTGAAAATTTAAAGAAAACTTTAAAAACTAATTAA
- a CDS encoding aminotransferase class I/II-fold pyridoxal phosphate-dependent enzyme produces MQKEKIIQELEDLKNDNRFRTIKTNDKSLYNFSSNDYLSLAHDKDLLQKFYQNYSFDNYKLSSSSSRLIDGSYLTVMRLEKKVEEIYGKPCLVFNSGFDANSSIIETFFDKKSLIITDRLNHASIYEGCINSRAKILRYNHLDVNALEKLLNKYSKDYDDILVVTETVYSMDGDCAEIKKICDLKDEYKFNLMVDEAHSYGVYGYGIAYNEKLVDKIDFLVIPLGKAGASVGAYVICDEIYKNYLINKSKKFIYSTALPPVNNLWNLFVLENLVNFQDRIEKFQELVTFSLNALKKLNLKTKSTSHIISIIIGDNLNAVNLSNNLKELGYLAYAIKEPTVPKDTARLRISLTADMKKEDIETFFKTLKAEMKKIGVI; encoded by the coding sequence ATGCAAAAAGAAAAAATTATACAGGAACTTGAAGATTTAAAAAATGATAATAGATTTAGAACTATAAAGACCAATGATAAAAGTCTTTATAATTTTTCTTCTAATGATTATTTGAGCTTAGCACATGATAAAGACTTATTACAGAAATTTTATCAAAATTACAGTTTTGATAATTACAAACTGTCTTCATCTTCGTCAAGATTGATTGATGGTTCATATCTAACAGTGATGAGGTTAGAAAAAAAGGTTGAGGAAATCTATGGAAAACCTTGCCTTGTTTTTAATTCTGGTTTTGATGCCAATTCTTCAATAATAGAAACTTTTTTTGATAAAAAATCTTTAATAATAACTGATAGATTAAATCATGCAAGTATCTATGAAGGTTGTATCAATTCGAGAGCTAAAATTTTAAGATATAATCATTTGGATGTCAATGCCTTAGAAAAATTATTAAATAAATATTCAAAGGATTATGATGATATATTAGTTGTAACTGAAACAGTATATAGTATGGATGGAGATTGTGCGGAGATTAAAAAAATATGTGATTTAAAAGATGAATATAAGTTTAATTTAATGGTAGATGAAGCACATTCTTATGGTGTTTATGGCTATGGTATAGCCTACAATGAAAAATTGGTTGATAAAATAGATTTTTTAGTTATTCCATTAGGGAAGGCAGGAGCTTCTGTTGGAGCTTATGTTATCTGTGATGAAATATACAAGAATTATTTAATAAATAAGAGTAAGAAATTTATTTATTCAACTGCACTTCCACCAGTTAATAATCTATGGAATTTATTCGTTTTAGAAAATTTAGTAAATTTCCAAGATAGAATAGAAAAATTTCAAGAATTGGTTACTTTTTCTTTGAATGCACTAAAAAAATTGAATTTAAAAACTAAATCAACAAGTCATATTATAAGTATTATTATTGGAGATAATCTAAATGCAGTTAACCTTTCAAATAATCTAAAAGAGCTTGGCTATTTAGCTTATGCAATAAAAGAGCCAACAGTTCCAAAAGATACTGCAAGACTTAGAATAAGCTTAACAGCTGACATGAAAAAAGAAGATATAGAAACATTTTTTAAAACTTTAAAAGCAGAAATGAAAAAAATAGGTGTGATATAG
- a CDS encoding MFS transporter has translation MKMISEKNKILFLLHVFVIGLIDSLLFIGIGKLLIDKLNLLIGASLLFALNEFSKILFQFIFSTIDKKFSIKKSIIISELLQSIFLIFIVIFQFYSLAALIVILIILNFLEGFFIISEFNLILKISQKEDRKKYNSYISTTNQISGVLGFVIGGYIIFNSQYNLVFIISFILFFISAIFISLIKIEDIKLSIDTSWKKLVKKDNYYILIFTFLIATNTVILSANSILGFKLALNIREIILYQIANAIGSSLATLIIKYKSSLINKNENNSIVFGLILQGILFYLFNFVTEDKRILLFISISMISFINLSIYNTKLQDYAETKFGSKIYSLRQLSKSLFNFLGISILTYFTIQLKIEYQNILAVFCFLTVIANILLIKNNITTYIVESNK, from the coding sequence ATGAAAATGATTTCAGAAAAAAATAAAATACTTTTTCTATTACATGTTTTTGTTATTGGATTAATTGATAGTTTATTATTTATTGGAATAGGTAAATTATTGATAGATAAATTAAATTTACTAATTGGAGCTAGTTTACTTTTTGCTTTAAATGAGTTTTCAAAAATCTTATTTCAATTTATTTTTTCTACTATTGATAAAAAATTTTCTATAAAAAAATCTATTATTATTTCAGAATTACTACAAAGTATATTTTTAATTTTTATTGTAATTTTTCAATTTTATTCATTGGCAGCTTTAATAGTGATATTAATTATCTTAAACTTTTTAGAAGGATTTTTTATAATTAGTGAATTTAATTTAATACTAAAAATATCTCAAAAAGAGGATAGAAAAAAATATAATTCATATATTTCAACAACAAATCAAATTTCAGGAGTATTAGGTTTTGTTATAGGTGGATATATTATTTTTAATTCACAATATAATTTAGTCTTTATAATAAGTTTTATTCTATTTTTTATATCAGCTATATTTATAAGTCTAATAAAAATTGAAGATATCAAGCTTTCTATTGACACTTCTTGGAAAAAACTAGTAAAGAAAGATAATTATTATATTTTAATCTTTACTTTTTTAATAGCTACAAACACAGTAATTTTATCAGCAAATTCTATATTAGGTTTTAAATTAGCTTTAAATATAAGAGAAATTATTTTATATCAAATTGCAAATGCTATTGGAAGTAGTTTAGCAACTTTAATAATTAAATATAAATCAAGTTTAATCAATAAAAATGAAAATAATTCAATTGTATTTGGACTTATATTACAAGGGATATTATTTTATTTATTCAACTTTGTAACTGAAGATAAGAGAATCCTTTTATTTATTTCTATTTCAATGATAAGTTTTATAAATCTTTCAATATATAATACAAAACTTCAAGATTATGCAGAAACTAAATTTGGAAGTAAAATATATTCATTAAGACAATTAAGTAAATCATTGTTTAATTTTTTGGGAATAAGTATTTTAACTTATTTTACTATACAATTAAAAATTGAATATCAAAATATTTTAGCTGTTTTTTGTTTTTTAACTGTAATTGCTAATATTTTATTAATAAAAAATAATATTACTACATATATCGTAGAAAGTAATAAATAG